Proteins found in one Mustela lutreola isolate mMusLut2 chromosome 10, mMusLut2.pri, whole genome shotgun sequence genomic segment:
- the CCNL2 gene encoding cyclin-L2 isoform X1, which translates to MAAAAAATIAAGAPGPAAPAAAACTPGSGSAAPGSQGMLIGDRLYSGVLITLENCLLPDDKLRFTPSMSSGLDTDTETDLRVVGCELIQAAGILLRLPQVAMATGQVLFQRFFYTKSFVKHSMEHVSMACVHLASKIEEAPRRIRDVINVFHRLRHLREKKKPVPLLLDQDYVNLKNQIIKAERRVLKELGFCVHVKHPHKIIVMYLQVLECERNQHLVQTSWNYMNDSLRTDVFVRFQPESIACACIYLAARTLEIPLPNRPHWFLLFGATEEEIQEICLKILQLYTRKKVDLTHLESEVEKRRRAMEEAKAQAKGLLPAGPRVLDSTSGFSPAPKLAESPKESKGNKPSPLSAKNAKRKMEGVKKVKADSPVNGLPKGQGSRSRSGSREQSYSRSPSRSASPKRRKSDSGSTSGGSKSQSRSRSRSDSPPRQAHRGAPYKGSKVRSYRKSKDCKYPTQKPHKSRSRSSSRSRSRSRERADNSGKYKKKSHYYRDQRRERSRSYERTSHRYERDHPGHSRHRR; encoded by the exons TCGGGGACCGGCTGTACTCCGGGGTGCTCATCACCTTGGAGAACTGCCTCCTGCCGGACGACAAGCTCCGCTTCACGCCGTCCATGTCGAGTGGCCTCGACACCGACACAGAGACCGACCTCCGCGTGGTGGGCTGCGAGCTCATCCAGGCGGCCGGCATCCTGCTCCGCCTGCCGCAG GTGGCGATGGCCACCGGGCAGGTGCTGTTCCAGCGGTTTTTCTACACCAAGTCCTTCGTGAAGCACTCCATGGAG CACGTGTCCATGGCGTGCGTGCACCTGGCCTCCAAGATCGAGGAGGCCCCGCGGCGGATCCGGGACGTCATCAACGTGTTCCACCGCCTGCGGCATCTGCGGGAGAAGAA GAAACCCGTGCCGCTGCTGCTGGATCAGGATTACGTTAACTTGAAGAATCAGATTATAAAGGCAGAGAGACGAGTTCTCAAGGAGCTGGGCTTCTGCGTCCACGTGAAGCACCCTCACAAG ATAATCGTTATGTACCTTCAGGTGTTAGAGTGTGAGCGTAACCAGCACCTGGTCCAGACCTCATG GAACTACATGAATGACAGCCTCCGCACAGATGTCTTCGTGAGGTTCCAGCCCGAGAGCATCGCCTGTGCCTGCATTTATCTTGCTGCCCGGACGCTGGAG ATCCCGCTGCCCAACCGTCCCCACTGGTTCCTTCTGTTTGGAGCAACTGAAGAAGAAATTCAAGAGATCTGCCTGAAAATCCTGCAGCTTTACACTCGGAAAAAG GTGGATCTGACACACCTGGAAAGTGAGGTTGAAAAGAGAAGACGCGCCATGGAGGAGGCCAAGGCCCAAGCCAAGGGCCTGCTGCCTGCCGGCCCCCGGGTTCTGGACAGCACTTCGGGGTTCTCACCTGCCCCCAAGCTGG CAGAATCCCCCAAAGAAAGTAAAGGAAACAAGCCTTCCCCACTCTCTGCGAAGAACGCCAAAAGGAAAATGGAGGGTGTGAAGAAAGTCAAGGCTGACAGCCCAGTGAATGG CTTGCCAAAGGGGCAAGGGAGCCGAAGTCGGAGCGGGAGTCGAGAGCAGAGCTACTCAAGGTCCCCATCACGATCTGCTTCTCCTAAGAGGAG AAAAAGTGACAGTGGCTCCACGTCTGGCGGGTCCAAGTCGCAGAGCCGTTCACGGAGCAGAAGTGACTCCCCACCAAGACAGGCGCACAGAGGCGCTCCCTACAAAGGCTCCAAAGTAAGGAGCTACCGGAAGTCTAAGGACTGCAAGTATCCTACCCAGAAGCCACACAAGTCCCGGAGTCGGAGCTCCTCTCGCTCTCGAAGCCGCTCCCGGGAGCGGGCAGATAATTCCGGGAAGTATAAGAAGAAAAGTCATTACTACAGAGATCAGCGCAGGGAGCGTTCCCGGTCTTACGAGCGAACGAGCCATCGCTATGAGCGGGATCACCCTGGGCACAGCAGGCATCGGAGGTGA
- the CCNL2 gene encoding cyclin-L2 isoform X2 gives MAAAAAATIAAGAPGPAAPAAAACTPGSGSAAPGSQGMLIGDRLYSGVLITLENCLLPDDKLRFTPSMSSGLDTDTETDLRVVGCELIQAAGILLRLPQVAMATGQVLFQRFFYTKSFVKHSMEHVSMACVHLASKIEEAPRRIRDVINVFHRLRHLREKKKPVPLLLDQDYVNLKNQIIKAERRVLKELGFCVHVKHPHKIIVMYLQVLECERNQHLVQTSWNYMNDSLRTDVFVRFQPESIACACIYLAARTLEIPLPNRPHWFLLFGATEEEIQEICLKILQLYTRKKVDLTHLESEVEKRRRAMEEAKAQAKGLLPAGPRVLDSTSGFSPAPKLESPKESKGNKPSPLSAKNAKRKMEGVKKVKADSPVNGLPKGQGSRSRSGSREQSYSRSPSRSASPKRRKSDSGSTSGGSKSQSRSRSRSDSPPRQAHRGAPYKGSKVRSYRKSKDCKYPTQKPHKSRSRSSSRSRSRSRERADNSGKYKKKSHYYRDQRRERSRSYERTSHRYERDHPGHSRHRR, from the exons TCGGGGACCGGCTGTACTCCGGGGTGCTCATCACCTTGGAGAACTGCCTCCTGCCGGACGACAAGCTCCGCTTCACGCCGTCCATGTCGAGTGGCCTCGACACCGACACAGAGACCGACCTCCGCGTGGTGGGCTGCGAGCTCATCCAGGCGGCCGGCATCCTGCTCCGCCTGCCGCAG GTGGCGATGGCCACCGGGCAGGTGCTGTTCCAGCGGTTTTTCTACACCAAGTCCTTCGTGAAGCACTCCATGGAG CACGTGTCCATGGCGTGCGTGCACCTGGCCTCCAAGATCGAGGAGGCCCCGCGGCGGATCCGGGACGTCATCAACGTGTTCCACCGCCTGCGGCATCTGCGGGAGAAGAA GAAACCCGTGCCGCTGCTGCTGGATCAGGATTACGTTAACTTGAAGAATCAGATTATAAAGGCAGAGAGACGAGTTCTCAAGGAGCTGGGCTTCTGCGTCCACGTGAAGCACCCTCACAAG ATAATCGTTATGTACCTTCAGGTGTTAGAGTGTGAGCGTAACCAGCACCTGGTCCAGACCTCATG GAACTACATGAATGACAGCCTCCGCACAGATGTCTTCGTGAGGTTCCAGCCCGAGAGCATCGCCTGTGCCTGCATTTATCTTGCTGCCCGGACGCTGGAG ATCCCGCTGCCCAACCGTCCCCACTGGTTCCTTCTGTTTGGAGCAACTGAAGAAGAAATTCAAGAGATCTGCCTGAAAATCCTGCAGCTTTACACTCGGAAAAAG GTGGATCTGACACACCTGGAAAGTGAGGTTGAAAAGAGAAGACGCGCCATGGAGGAGGCCAAGGCCCAAGCCAAGGGCCTGCTGCCTGCCGGCCCCCGGGTTCTGGACAGCACTTCGGGGTTCTCACCTGCCCCCAAGCTGG AATCCCCCAAAGAAAGTAAAGGAAACAAGCCTTCCCCACTCTCTGCGAAGAACGCCAAAAGGAAAATGGAGGGTGTGAAGAAAGTCAAGGCTGACAGCCCAGTGAATGG CTTGCCAAAGGGGCAAGGGAGCCGAAGTCGGAGCGGGAGTCGAGAGCAGAGCTACTCAAGGTCCCCATCACGATCTGCTTCTCCTAAGAGGAG AAAAAGTGACAGTGGCTCCACGTCTGGCGGGTCCAAGTCGCAGAGCCGTTCACGGAGCAGAAGTGACTCCCCACCAAGACAGGCGCACAGAGGCGCTCCCTACAAAGGCTCCAAAGTAAGGAGCTACCGGAAGTCTAAGGACTGCAAGTATCCTACCCAGAAGCCACACAAGTCCCGGAGTCGGAGCTCCTCTCGCTCTCGAAGCCGCTCCCGGGAGCGGGCAGATAATTCCGGGAAGTATAAGAAGAAAAGTCATTACTACAGAGATCAGCGCAGGGAGCGTTCCCGGTCTTACGAGCGAACGAGCCATCGCTATGAGCGGGATCACCCTGGGCACAGCAGGCATCGGAGGTGA
- the CCNL2 gene encoding cyclin-L2 isoform X3: MNDSLRTDVFVRFQPESIACACIYLAARTLEIPLPNRPHWFLLFGATEEEIQEICLKILQLYTRKKVDLTHLESEVEKRRRAMEEAKAQAKGLLPAGPRVLDSTSGFSPAPKLAESPKESKGNKPSPLSAKNAKRKMEGVKKVKADSPVNGLPKGQGSRSRSGSREQSYSRSPSRSASPKRRKSDSGSTSGGSKSQSRSRSRSDSPPRQAHRGAPYKGSKVRSYRKSKDCKYPTQKPHKSRSRSSSRSRSRSRERADNSGKYKKKSHYYRDQRRERSRSYERTSHRYERDHPGHSRHRR; this comes from the exons ATGAATGACAGCCTCCGCACAGATGTCTTCGTGAGGTTCCAGCCCGAGAGCATCGCCTGTGCCTGCATTTATCTTGCTGCCCGGACGCTGGAG ATCCCGCTGCCCAACCGTCCCCACTGGTTCCTTCTGTTTGGAGCAACTGAAGAAGAAATTCAAGAGATCTGCCTGAAAATCCTGCAGCTTTACACTCGGAAAAAG GTGGATCTGACACACCTGGAAAGTGAGGTTGAAAAGAGAAGACGCGCCATGGAGGAGGCCAAGGCCCAAGCCAAGGGCCTGCTGCCTGCCGGCCCCCGGGTTCTGGACAGCACTTCGGGGTTCTCACCTGCCCCCAAGCTGG CAGAATCCCCCAAAGAAAGTAAAGGAAACAAGCCTTCCCCACTCTCTGCGAAGAACGCCAAAAGGAAAATGGAGGGTGTGAAGAAAGTCAAGGCTGACAGCCCAGTGAATGG CTTGCCAAAGGGGCAAGGGAGCCGAAGTCGGAGCGGGAGTCGAGAGCAGAGCTACTCAAGGTCCCCATCACGATCTGCTTCTCCTAAGAGGAG AAAAAGTGACAGTGGCTCCACGTCTGGCGGGTCCAAGTCGCAGAGCCGTTCACGGAGCAGAAGTGACTCCCCACCAAGACAGGCGCACAGAGGCGCTCCCTACAAAGGCTCCAAAGTAAGGAGCTACCGGAAGTCTAAGGACTGCAAGTATCCTACCCAGAAGCCACACAAGTCCCGGAGTCGGAGCTCCTCTCGCTCTCGAAGCCGCTCCCGGGAGCGGGCAGATAATTCCGGGAAGTATAAGAAGAAAAGTCATTACTACAGAGATCAGCGCAGGGAGCGTTCCCGGTCTTACGAGCGAACGAGCCATCGCTATGAGCGGGATCACCCTGGGCACAGCAGGCATCGGAGGTGA